A single Brassica rapa cultivar Chiifu-401-42 chromosome A04, CAAS_Brap_v3.01, whole genome shotgun sequence DNA region contains:
- the LOC103864183 gene encoding uncharacterized protein LOC103864183 encodes MGEDTYLWKHVHGVYEDNFSALQTWEQIRCKKSEVVWSRSLWFTQGIPRCAFIVWLSVQNRLSTGDRMRTWRIQQACVLCGERDETRDHLFFVCPYSCTVWDRLACRLVGRRINQDWQDMLQFIQTGAANQLDQVIIRLVFQLVVCHVWTERNKHIHQQGQLGTEQMITQINKKVKNKITSLRYKFDHSLSGLMRRWFEVI; translated from the coding sequence ATGGGTGAGGATACTTACTTATGGAAACATGTGCATGGTGTTTATGAGGATAACTTCTCGGCCCTTCAAACATGGGAACAAATAAGATGCAAGAAGAGCGAAGTTGTGTGGAGTCGAAGTCTCTGGTTTACTCAAGGTATTCCTCGCTGCGCTTTTATTGTTTGGTTGTCTGTTCAGAATAGACTCTCTACTGGAGATAGGATGAGGACTTGGAGAATTCAACAAGCTTGTGTTCTATGTGGCGAGAGGGATGAAACACGAGACCACTTGTTCTTTGTGTGTCCTTATTCCTGTACTGTCTGGGATCGCTTAGCTTGCAGACTTGTGGGGAGAAGAATAAATCAAGATTGGCAGGATATGCTCCAGTTCATTCAAACAGGTGCAGCTAATCAACTTGATCAAGTGATCATTCGATTAGTCTTTCAGTTGGTGGTGTGTCATGTATGGACGGAGAGAAATAAACACATTCATCAACAAGGGCAGTTGGGGACTGAGCAGATGATTACCCAAATCAACAAGAAAGTGAAGAACAAGATAACTTCACTCCGTTACAAATTTGATCACTCGCTGAGTGGCCTTATGAGAAGATGGTTTGAAGTTATATGA